The Caldivirga sp. genome contains a region encoding:
- a CDS encoding MFS transporter, whose amino-acid sequence MRGQYLGLTQALLIIAPLTIAVRASNNMLMTTIPLLARYNFHFSNTLIGLLSALTALMTFLSSGLVNSRLRAHSRRLIFIVSSIIYAMVYPLFWLSTPLIIWPLSAIAGFTLGFLMPNIITSASLLPDRRTRERLLNIYTLSLSISLILGPAIESFILKYYSLRESFLLLTALPVLALVITPLVKFPEETSDYSPITYSNVLSNPGFITAVLNIATYNVVFSFLMAFGGIYARDSFGVSYSMVEILFSLFFVASFLSRLYLSIKPAERLWPFMGNAVLLTVIGVVMIGFTNNYLVYTAALLVLGIPHGITYPLSVVAISRAFKPQHRNTANSLFFSFMMLIGIFTPMVTGYIADLIGIRNTFIVLILPVITALVFLRKYVKTVDKPPG is encoded by the coding sequence ATGAGGGGGCAGTACTTAGGGTTGACTCAGGCATTATTGATAATAGCACCTCTGACAATAGCTGTTAGAGCGTCCAATAACATGCTGATGACTACAATACCTCTATTAGCTAGGTATAACTTTCACTTCAGTAACACGCTCATTGGTCTGTTATCAGCATTAACAGCCTTAATGACATTCTTAAGCAGCGGCTTAGTTAATTCAAGGTTAAGGGCTCACAGTAGAAGGTTAATTTTCATAGTATCTTCAATAATATATGCAATGGTTTACCCATTATTCTGGTTATCAACACCATTAATTATATGGCCACTCTCAGCCATTGCTGGGTTTACCTTAGGTTTCCTAATGCCTAATATAATAACCTCAGCTAGCTTACTGCCCGATAGAAGAACTAGGGAAAGGTTACTGAACATTTATACATTATCACTCAGCATAAGCCTAATACTAGGCCCAGCTATTGAGTCATTTATACTAAAGTATTATAGTCTTAGGGAATCCTTCCTACTTCTCACAGCACTCCCAGTGCTTGCCTTAGTCATAACTCCACTTGTTAAGTTCCCTGAGGAAACCAGTGATTATTCGCCAATCACCTACAGTAACGTGCTATCTAACCCTGGATTTATAACCGCAGTTTTAAACATTGCAACATACAATGTGGTTTTCTCCTTCTTAATGGCCTTCGGAGGCATTTATGCTAGGGACTCCTTTGGAGTAAGCTACTCAATGGTTGAGATATTATTTTCACTGTTCTTTGTAGCCTCATTTTTAAGTAGGCTTTACTTATCCATAAAACCTGCTGAGAGACTTTGGCCCTTTATGGGTAATGCGGTGTTGTTGACCGTAATTGGTGTGGTAATGATAGGCTTCACTAATAATTACCTAGTATACACTGCAGCATTACTAGTACTTGGCATACCGCATGGCATTACTTACCCGTTATCAGTGGTTGCCATATCGAGGGCATTTAAACCACAGCATAGAAACACTGCTAATAGCCTATTCTTCTCCTTCATGATGCTCATAGGTATATTCACACCAATGGTAACAGGCTACATAGCGGATTTAATAGGTATAAGGAACACTTTCATAGTGCTTATATTACCCGTGATTACTGCGCTAGTGTTCTTAAGGAAGTACGTGAAGACTGTTGATAAGCCACCTGGGTAA